The Acinonyx jubatus isolate Ajub_Pintada_27869175 chromosome B3, VMU_Ajub_asm_v1.0, whole genome shotgun sequence genomic interval AGGCTCTGGAGCACATCCACTCCAATGAGGTGATCATGACCATTGGCTTCTCCCGAACAGTAGAAGCCTTCCTCAAAGAGGCGGCCCGAAAGAGGAAATTCCATGTCATTGTGGCAGAATGTGCTCCTTTCTGTCAGGTAGGGGGGGGGCTTCTGGAGttgctaagaaaaatgaaaactgaggaGGGAATCAAGAAGTGatagatgggctctgtgctatctttGAATTGATAAGCAAGACGTTGagaagataaagtaaaataaaacattaagggaATTTTCAAGTTGTTCATCCTGTCAACACTCTTCAACATTGGTTTGGGAGGCTTAGGTGAAATGCTGGgttcaagaaaagaaatatattggTTCTTTTGGGAATCAAAATAGGGTAAATTACCTTGGGGATGACTGATGCTTGGCCTGACCGCACTCCATCCCTACGTGAATAATAGGTCTTTCAGAAGGAACTAGGTAAGGATGCAGGATGTTGTAAAGGAACGAGCCAGGACCTATCCTGTCAGCTCTGCCCAATTATACACGCGAGCAGTATTTCCAGTTTTGTGGCTGGTCTAATGCTCCTGTGGAGAATTCAACATTTATTAGCTTCTCCTGGGCTTCCCTGCAATGTACCAGAGAATACCAACCACGGGCAGAAAAAGGAGTTATCTGGAGGCATTTGTGTGTTGGCTGTGCTCAGTATCACAGAATTCTCCAGATCCAGTTCCATTGGAGatgcctcccactctctctcactctctctcataaTGTCAGCCTTTCTGTCCTATTGCAGGGTCATGAAATGGCAGTCAATTTGTCCAAAGCAGGTATTGAGACAACTGTCATGACTGATGCCGCCATTTTTGCTGTTATGTCAAGAGTCAACAAGGTGGGTATATTTGGACTTATATTAAATTCATGAAGACTGTACttctaaaatactgatttttcccCCCTCCGTCCTATAATATCTATGAGAAAAGAAAGTTTCTAACACCTTTTGAAAGTACATATTTGGgcctttttaatatattaactgaatttctttttcttctctctgtatcaTTGTTCCTCACTTAGAGTAGCttctttttgttgtgttgtttgttttaaagattttatttattttaattttttttaatgtttttatttatttttgagacagagacagagcatgagcagggatggggcagagagagagagggagacacagaatctaaagcaggctccaggctctgagctgtcagcacagagcccgacacagggcttgaactcatggactgtgagattatgacctgagctgaagtcggacgctcaaccgactgagccacccaggcgtcccaaaagattttattttttaaagcagtctctacacccagtttggggctcgaactcacaaccccaagatcaagagtcatgatCTACATGCTctacaactgagccagccgggcacctcAGAGTAGTTTCTTTTTGGTGAAAGCATTGAAGAGAATGAAATAGGGCTAAGCTAAGCGTGGCAGCTGCTAGGGATGGGGTAGAGGGTCcctgctttctgagcagagaGCTTGGCAGTGGTGGATGATGAATAAAAAGGCTTCTCAGGAGCTGTGACATAGAGATCCTAGAAGACAGGGCTAAGAGCAGGAGGTGGTACAGCTTCCAGTCACAGACTATATTCATTCTTTGGGAAGCCACTTTTGAGCTAGAACTCATGGTCCTTAGTCTAGAATCCCTTTTCCTTTACGGCTGTGTGACCCTCACGATGTCAAGAGGGAGGCCTGGGCATTTAGCCTATTGTGCCCAATGGCCTATTTAAGGTTGTATCTCTAGGATGACTCACATTTTGCTTCCTGTTCCAAAGGTGATCATTGGCACAAAGACCATCCTGGCCAATGGTGCCCTGAGAGCCGTGACAGGAACTCACACTCTAGCACTGGCAGCAAAACACCATTCCACCCCGCTCATCGTTTGTGCTCCCATGTTCAAGCTTTCCCCACAGGTACGTCTGTCTGTCTGTAGccaacagaaagaaggaagccaAAGTGTAGGCTTGATCTCCAGGCCTTCAACCTGCTCACTCTGGGGCTTCTCTTTATCTGTGTTTACTAAATGGATTAGACCCAGTAGAGGCTGGAAAAAGCCACAAAAGTCTTGAACCAGGAAAAaaattgatagttttttttttttttaattcctttttttttaacgttcatttattttgagagagagagcacgtgtgcgagcaggggaggggcagagagaatcccaggctgaaagtgcagagccagatgtggggctcaaactcaccaactgtgagatcgtgacctgagctgaaatcaagaatcggacactcaaccgactgagtcccccaggcgcccctcaaaaattgATAGTATAACTTGTCAGCTTTGAAAAGTCAAAATTGTAAGGTCAGGGTAGTACATAGTTGGGGAAGGCCCTTTGTTTCCACTGCCACCATTCCCCATCACCCTGACCATTTCTGAAAATGCCAAACAAGTTGAAACTAGGAACATAGAATCGGTTTTATTTGTCATAGTTGGAGGGACGTTCCTCTGTAGCTTGAATACAAACAGTATTACAAAATGAAGAGTTATTTCATTAGCAATAGAAGCTATTTGTAggtctcttttttaaattgaggtgaaTTTCACATAACATACAATTAGCcagttttaaatgtacagttcagggACACTTACTACATTCACAGCATTGTGCAACTACCACTCTCTGGTTTCAGACCTTCATCATCCCGGCAAAACACTCTGTACCCGTTACATAATCACTCCCTGttgcctcctctccccatctcctaggaatcactaatctgttttctgtctctgtggcttTGCCTgttttggatatttcatataaaagaaatcatacaatgtgtgcCTTTTGTTTTTGACATCTTTCACTtcgcatgatgttttcaaggttcctaGCTATAGCACAgctctttgtttccttctgtggCTGAATGATACTCTcttgcatggatataccacagtttatttatccattcacccctTGGGTAGTTGGGTTGTTCAGCCTTTGGTTTTACTGAATAATGGTCCTGGAAGCATTTGTATGCAAGCTTCTTTGTGGacatgagatttttatttcccttggttATGTACCTAGAGGTGGAATTTGCTAGGtctgtctcactctttttttttttttcttccttatctaGTTCCCCAATGAAGAAGATTCATTTCACAAGTTTGTGGCCCCTGAAGAAGTTCTGCCTTTCACAGAAGGTACagaagggggtgtgtgtgtgtgtgtgtgtgtgtgtgtacacgtgcacacgtgtgtttgggtccttttgcttttgttttggtaGTCAGTCAGGGGTGAATGCTGCCAGGTTGTGTTTTTTATCATACTTCTTGTGGAGACTTCTCTTTAGTGTCTTAGAGTGCATGGGGACCTGATCATTTTGTTCTGGGACTAATATATTCAACGGAGTATTGGGGTCATGGTGGGTTGGATCACCCAGCATTGACTGAGTTTGGCTTTGCACGTTGATTGACAGAGGCAACAACCGAATGGGAAAACAGACTTGTTTTTCAGTTGCTGTAGGGAGTCATTTTGGTGACGTGAATGGCAAAGGAAGTAGGCTCCAAAATGTTCCTACTATAAAACTTGCCTGTAATCTTTGTGCATTGGGGTCCTTTTCTGTGACTTCTGAATGTAGCAGCTGTGGTCAGTGAGCCTGCCACCTTATCAACATCACATGGCCTTAAACACCATCTGAGAGCAAAGCAAGTGCTTGGGCTACAGTTCTTCTTAGAAGTTGAATAACTTCATTTATTCACACATTTGTTCTTTCaagaattattttatgtatgtatccACTATGTATCCAGCACTACGCTAGCAACTAGGGAtgtaaaaatgaacaacaaatagGTCCTGCTCCCACAGAGCTTACGTTCTGTTGCAGAAGATAGACAAGAAAATGTCAGGTCATGAGATGTTTTGGGAAGAGAACAAAGAAGGATGATGTGATTGGAAGGTGGTTGGAGACTATGTTAGTTTGGGGAGGGTCTTAATGAGGGGACATTTCAGCTGAGTCCAGAATGAATAGACCCCACTGTGTGAAGATCAAGGAAAGAGTCTTCCAGGCATTGGTGCAAAGGGCCTGAGTTAGGTCCCTGCTTAGCCAGTTGGAACCAGATGGCCATTATAGCTGGAGAGGAACGAGCACGAGGGAGAGTGGGATGAATTATAATTAGTGTAGTGCAGCAGGGAGGGGCTAGATCTTGAGGGCTGCTATCCCAAGCTGGAATACTGTTCTAAGGGCTATGCAAAGGCATTGGAGAGTTTTAAACAGGGAGTGGTATGGTCTGAAGTCCTCTCTTCTGGTTTGCACTCTGCTGCAGCTTCCCGAGGGGTAGCGAGTATGCCTGCATTATTGAGCCTAGAATCTATATGCTACCTGGTTATTAGAGCAGGATCCTCAGTTTTATCTTTAGCATGTGTGATTGATTGCCTTTCAGGGGACATTCTGGAGAAGGTCAGCGTTCACTGCCCCGTGTTTGACTACGTCCCCCCAGAGCTCATTACCCTCTTTATCTCCAACATTGGTGGGAATGCGCCTTCCTACATCTACCGCTTGATGAGTGAACTCTACCATCCTGATGATCATGTCCTATGACCACCATTCATTCTAAGCAGAAGCTGCTTAGCCAGATACGGAATGGAGAGGGACTTCAGTGCGACTGCTGAAAATCAAGTCCTTGTAATGGGGAGTGAACTGGAGCCAACCTAAAAAACTTAATACTGTTTCCTGCCTTTTTAGGCATCCCATAACAAGGACACACATTCAGGTCTGTCTCTTGCCTTTCTGATCTTAACAGCAGCAGCGGGCCTTGACCTATTAATTTTGTagcctcttggggcgcctggctggccgtcggtagagcgtgcgactcttgatgcTGGGGTTATGAGCTCTGTTCCCACGCTGGGCACAGAGTTTACTGTAAAAATTTGTTCTTTGGAACCTCTTAGAGACCTGGGGAGTCTGTTTTAGGAACTTAAACTTTCTGGTTCAGTGGGGCGTTAAACATAACACTGAAGACCTTGATGGGATATAGGTTTTTGCCCAGAAATGGCTACCACACCTTTTCCTGGGCTGTGCCAATAAAAGCTGCTTGAAGATTCCTGAGTTGGTTTATTTATTGTTCTGCTCTGAACTGCctgaaacagcagcagcagcagagcccTTTTTGTGCTTTGATAGAGGGCTGTAATTAGAGGGAACCGGCTaagacagaaatgcaaatgaaagtaTTTACAGTTTCCTTACTAATTCACTGGCAGTGGTCCCAAACAACTTGTTAGTAATCTAAGAGAGTGGCTCCAAAACCTCTCCGGATCATCGGGGAGCTTAAGAAAATGTACCATCTTGGGTTCTATCCCGGGCCTACTACATCTGATCTCCGGGATGGCACCTGGGAATCCGCTTAAAGCTTCCCAGAAAAGGACCCTCTCGTGTACTGTTAATAGGATTGTACGCTGGTACCTTTCGAGAGCAATTTTGAACGTGcatttctcaaattatttgtACAAGCACATGGAGATATAGAGAAGAATACCTATCACTGTAGCAGCTGTAATGTCACAGCCTAAGTGTCCAGCAATAGCATTTTGTAttctgttaattaaaaacaaggaaggtTTTTAAACATGACATACTGTGGAACATTATGTATACACTGCAGTAGAAGTTTCAAAAGAGTGGCTTAAGGGCAGTGTTTGGGTTAAGGACATTTTGGCTGGCTCACCCTGTATTTAATTTGAATTAGTTACcaataattaaaaatgtgaaaataggggctcctgggtggctcagtcggttaagcggccaacttaggctcagggcacgatcttgCCGttggtgacttcgagccccacatcaggctctgtgctgacagctcagagcctggaacctgcttcagattttgtgtttccctctgtctctgcccctcccctgctcatactctgtctctcaacaataaatgttaaaaaatttaaaaaaaataaataaaaatgtgaaaataaaatagaataataaaaatgtgaagatcACATACTAAAATTCAGAGTTCTTGCTTCTCTTGGAAACTCCGCAGCTTTGGCAATTTTGCGCCCATGTTCCCAAATGGCAGCAGTTGGCTACACTTGAGCAGCTTCTGACTCCATTAAATGGAAAACCTCCTTTTCTGCAGTTCCTCCCCGTCCGTGTAACTCATGTTATCTGCCTGACCCCTAGAGGCATTTGATCCGTGAGCCTTGTGTTAAAAGAATGGGACAGATTCGGAAGGAAGTCCATTTAATGTTGTTAATTAAAGACAAGCTGGGGAAAAGTCAAGCTGCCGAGCAGTATGCATAATATGACCTTTtacttcattaaaacaaaacaatatgtaCATGCAATAGGATAAAAGTCTGGAAGAATACTACCAAATAGTGGCAAGCTGGAGGATATCTTCTAATTTTTAGTAGGTTcatatattatttccattttttatgtgtCCTACTTTAGTACTTACCTTTTCAGAAAGTCTCCCCAGGTAATCCAGATGATCCGCCatgtttgggaaccactggcccAGAGCAGAGGTCCCGGGCAGACTTGAGCATACCGCGGAACCCCCCCAAGATGCGGGTCCCAGGCCAGCTTCCTGTCTCCTGCGGCACTGtctgtggggtggagggagggagcaccAGGAGTCTGCATGTTTAACAAGCACCCTAAGGGATCTGAACAGGTGATTTGATAACCACACTTTGGTAAACACTGGCCAGAGGTAGGTTATGAGGGGAAGGCCTCTGCATCAACTTGAGATAGATCTTTGCCTTAGGGCTCTTGTCTTCCctgaaagagggagaaaacaagatTGAAGAGGTTTAGTCTGAAAGACCGGCCTAAAAGCTCTGACTCAGAAGAGGCTGACTCACTCAGGCCTCAGTCTGTCAATTCTTTTCCTTAAAGCATCTAAGACCCCGCGCTTTCTCAGTGAAGTGGCTTATAGCTACCAATTACGAGCAATTGTCTCCTCTGAAGGCACCAATTCTAACAGCAATCCACTTGGGTACATACAACTGTGTGGTCTGGAGTAAAAGGAGTGAGTCAAGGAACTTAAATCTGTTTCTGGTCTAAAAATGCTTTATGATACTTGTCCTTTGTGCGTCCTAGTCTCTGGCTCTAAAATTAGCACCCACATTCTTCCCAGGCATAAGTGAGATGGATGAAGGTTCCAAGGGTAGTTTTGGTCAATTTTTAAAGTGCCTGGGACAGAAGAACTGCACCAATGCATGCTCTTCGGGCTCTTTAGGACCTCAATTAAGCAAGTCCCACAAAGCTATTTATATgcctcatttttctatttctctctctcctctcttcgaCTGGAGGAGGAGTAAATATTGGAAAGGGGAGAACCTTATCTGAACAGGGAGAGACAAGCCCCATGTCAACTTCCTACCTCTCGGCCTTTGTCTGCCTTTGCCAGCAGGACCCGGAAGCTAAGGACAAAAACTTGTAGCTGTTGCTTGAAAAGAATTAATAGAAAGAGGATTCCATGGATGTGAAAGTCCTCCTGAATACGCCAAATAAACCAAGTTAGATAACTTACTCAATACGGTTTGTAAAGACACTTTTCCCACGGTTTATATCTTCCAATTTAGGCGGAGGGCAGGAGAGGCACAATTCTTGGAACTCAAATCAGGAACAGAAATTCCTAATTTAGCCTCAGAAGTCTCTGAAAAACACTCCACCAAGGAAAACTTAAGTGTAAAGTGATacctcaaagaaataaatgcGGGTATGGGTAGGATCATACGTTTCACAGATGTGCTTCACAACCATTTCTCAAGGCAATCTGTTGGCTCAGTCTCTGGGTTAACGAAGGCTGCCAGTCCTGTGGCTCCATCATCGGGCTACGTGATTCTATAACATATGTAGAACTCAGGACATCAGAACTGTTTTTGCTATATGGTACCAGATGGTGACGTAATTATCGTAAAGGCCCCATACTATCCACCTGTCCTCGCAAAAACTCCCTCTGCAGACATGCACCTAGTTGACACAAAGGACCTATTCTGAAATGTGGTTTGGAAGTGTTTTCTATCTGGCCTACTTTGCTTtgaattattctttcattcaccCAACAGCTGTTCCAGGTTATTGTGCAATGGCTAAGCAATTATTATTCATAAAGAGCTTATAGTCTAAGCTTTCAGTCTTCTGCACAACACTCACACAATGGAGGGCAGCCTTTGAGCCTAACCACACTGGCAACAGTGATTGCTTGATGTTTATATTAAATACCAAGCTAAAGAGGAGACTTTTCAGTAGTGTTTTTTCAGGCATGTTACATTTAGAATTAAGACCTGCCTAGAGAAGAAGGAAGCTGCTTAAAAGCTTGACAAGATTCCTAAAATTCGTAACTTCTATGCAAAACTCTGCAGTTTACTATAAAAGAGAGGTGATAAAATACCTTGAATAATAACGATACACTAATATAGCAGTAGCTAACTCCCAACTccaaaccatctttttttttttttttttttttttggccagggtAGGGGTGGGTGGCAACCACCACTGCATATGCCTTACTTTTGTGGTAAATAAGAACAAGTTGTTTAGTCAGGCAAGTTGTGAGGGTGAAGTCAGGCCAAATTAGCTTCTTCAGATTGCTACCTGGGGCACGCTAGCTTACGGGCTCCAGTAAGCTCCATAGATTCAGGTACGTAAGATGCTTGGATCCTCCAGATTTTGATCAGGTTGCCTGAACTTTATGTTTCAAAGCACAGGGTGCTCTCTGACAAATGGGCACAGGATGACAATGACCCAAGGGTCTGAAAGATCCGAAGCCATAGGatagcctctttttttctttatatgcctGCAACTTCTGATACATTTAGAAGGGACACATACATGGAGTTACTGAGTGTTGAATAAATGGAGAACGAGAAGCAAGAGTTTGTTTGGTGAGATTATCTAGATTTTTGGTTTCCCAGACGTCCTTCTTTTCGGAGTCCACCTTGTTGCTATCTCAGTGCTGATAAGCAACTTCAGTTGAGAAAGTGTGACAAGGCAGGACAGGTAACCGCAAACGCAGCAGTCAGTTCTCCTTGGTAGCCTGCTTTCGTAAAGGTTCTGATGGAACCGGGTGGCACTTCAGATGGAAAACAGGTAGAACGAGCCCGACTCTTTGTGCCAGAAACTGCTCTTCCCTTCATTTGGACTTGCTACCACTGGCTCCCACTTAAAGCTTCATCCAAGCACAGTTGTCCGCGCTCTCTAGGAGCTGACCACTGCATCTGTTCTCCCTTGGCATGGCTCCTCAGGCCCCTACACATCTCTAGAACTTGGTCTTGGGCCgcctcctgctctgcccctgtGTTGGCCGCCTTGTTTTTTTCCACTGTTAGGTTCAGATCCCGTCTGTTCATTTGTGTCTGACCTTTTCTTTGCCTCACTCTGATGTCTGATTGCTTGAACCTCTCCATTCTCAGCTGCTCGTGGGGTTCCAGACCACCAGCTAGGTTCTGGACCTTTCCCTAGCCCTCTCCcgtctcttccctcccttctagCCTACACTCTAAGCTTTGCTTTAAGCTTTTCTGCGTCTAGCCCCTATTATCATCTATagattttatttctgacagaACTGTCATCTCCTCGTATCCCAGTAAAAACGACATAGCTGTAACTCAGTGACCTCTAAACTAGAGGAAGTTACCACATTCCATCATCAGTTTCCTTGTCCTGACTAAAGCTAAGCTTCTTAAAGACATGCACccttatttcaaatataattgtGATGAACGTTCCCCAAAAAGGCACTCTCTAGAATGGCTTCATCGCACatcgtatctttttttttttttttactctgaagtTAGTGAAGTTAGTGAAGTCAGTGAAGTCTCCACTAACCAGAATCTAATACAGTTGAACCACTAAGTTCACAAACTGGTAAGTccctaataaattaaaaatatatggcaaGCACAGGGTAACAGTGGGAAGGAGTGTGCAACGTGAAGCCACCCAGATCTGGGTCTGAATTCTGGCTCTTTTAGCAAATGGGGTAACATCTCTGAGGCTTAGCAGTCTCACTGTTAAAGAGACAtcggcggggcgcctgggtggctgagtcagttaagcgtcttgactcttggtttgggctcaggtcatgatctcacagtttggttcgtgagttcatgccccactcTGCTGACTggacacagcctgcttgggattctctttctccctctctctctgtccctcccctactgaCGCTctcgctggctctctctctcaaataaataagtaaaacttaaaaaaaaaagagacattagcTTGCTAACAGAACTGTCGGAAGGCTAGTAATAATGTACACAAAACATTGGGTATATATAGTAGGCCCTTAGTAAATGGTAACATTCATTCTCGTGACTGGAGCCAGAAAACTTGTTTACCATTAGTCTGCCACTTAGTACCTGTGTGATCTTAGACAAATCACTTAATATATTTCAGCCTTTGTAAACTGGGGAGCATAACACCATCTTATCTGGTGGGTTGCCAAGAAAATTCAAGTAAGACATGCAAAAATCATGTTGTAAACCTTAAAGCACCACAAAGGTGTTAATGACTACTCTCATGTGTTAGAAAATTAAGTCTGTTTTTACTCTATGGCaagtaaagttaaaaacaaacagaataaaacaaaatccaaacaggCAACAAATGTCATGTTAGATATTTTTGGCTAATAGGTTGGTTTTATGTTGATGCATGCAACTGAgtttataaattatgaaaaaggaTAATTATCTCTTCCATTGCTTGAGTCAGGCTCGCCAGGAAGATTATTACATTATTTATGGAGAACTTTTTCTAATCTCTGCTATTCTCAAAAAAACGGTGGTCTGAGATTGTAGCAAAACATTTTGAAACTGCACCTCATCCTAATATAAGAAGTATCATAACACTTTTTTTAATCCCACAAATTGGTCtaacctgaaaaatattttaaactcccAGGACAGCTGGCCTCTGTATAGCTCTGGAGAGTGGAGGCAGAGGTCCAGAGGCCACAACACCCCACTGGGCCCGGAGGCAGAGACCCTGACAGCCTTGCAAATCCCCTGAAAACACCCTCCTTTTGAAGGTCATGTCTCCCAGTCTATGAAACCGCTTATATGTATTAAGAAGAATAAAGGCCATTTTTAGACAGTGGTGCCTATTCTTCAGAGTTCCAATTATGTAATTCTACAAGGATCCCCTTGAAAACCAGTGAAGGCTTTTCCTGAACCTTCTCTGAGACACACACTAATGAATGTAATACTTCATTGCTCCTGTAAGATTCACTGCAGGGCTGCTGGCAAACAAAGTTTTCTTCCATGAGTACAAATGTGTTTCCtgtattaaaaaatgagaaaaatcattccATTGATACAAAGGCCAGTTTCAGCAGGCTGCAAAATACAAAAGTGGAAATTCTCACTGCAACGTCTTTCTCATTGTATGGGATCCCAGTTGCAACAAACATTACCAGCTggggttttttgcttttctttttgtctttctataaACCTTTAGTCTATTGAGTCTTATTAACCAGAAATCAAACATTCTAAAAAGGTAGAGGAAATACAGATTAAGGATGGCATAACAAGCATTTGCCACAAAGATCAGTCCTGGTCTCAAATGAAATTATGAGGCCATTAGATAGGCATATTGTAATAAAACTAAGATATAATTTGAAAGGGATCAAAAGAACTGTTGTCTCCTGAAAAACTGTAGAGAACAGGTCTGGTTAGGTTGAAAGAATAAATTCTGCATTTTGATATGAAACTTGCTCTCACATAAAGAGACACTTttaaagtaccaaaaaaaaaatcatagttttaCAAGTCCTAGTACTTTCACCATTTTCCCAGTTGGAGTATGAACAATATCAGATGCTGAATGAGATCTTGCAGGGGAAAGAAGACAACCAACCAGGACAGGAGTTTAATTGTCTCTATTCTATCCTTGtccttgtttctctccctctctctctttttttaatgttttatttatttttgcaacacagagacagagtgtgagcaggggaggggcagagagagagggagacacagaatccgaagcaggctccaggctctgagctgtcagcacagagcccgactcggggctcgaactcacgaactgagagatcatgacctgagccgaagttggacgcttaaccggctgagccaccaggtgcccctgtccttgtttctcttttatcAATAGTTTTTTAATCCCTAAAATAATCTAACTATAGGCCTGATGGAAGACTACAGGGGACATTTTTTATTGAGTGTAGAGAACTCTTTAAGTCTGAGATTTAGAATGTAAATTACAGCAGCAGCAGTGAGAGATCAAGAagacgggggtgggaggggaccaATGGAGCGGGGCTATGGGCTGTCTAGGAAGGCAGAATGGATCCCAGGGAGTTCAGCATAGGTAAATTACATCAATGCAAAGTATGAGGCTGGAAAAAATTGCAAAGCCAAAACCAAGcaacccctcctcccacctcccgccaccaaaacaaaacaaaatcaaacccaCAAATGAATCAATTAGTCATTAAATTTTATCTCTAAATAAGTTATAAAAAGTAGATATCATAGGGCAACCTCCTGAGTCCACAACTGCAGATGA includes:
- the EIF2B2 gene encoding translation initiation factor eIF-2B subunit beta produces the protein MPGAAANGSELYESIESFVEALKRGGGRRSSEDMARETLGLLRRIITDHRWSNAGELMELIRREGQRMTAAQPSETTVGNMVRRVLRIIREEYGRLHGRSDESDQQESLHKLLTSEGLSEDFSFHYAQLQSNIIEAISELLVELEGTTENIAAQALEHIHSNEVIMTIGFSRTVEAFLKEAARKRKFHVIVAECAPFCQGHEMAVNLSKAGIETTVMTDAAIFAVMSRVNKVIIGTKTILANGALRAVTGTHTLALAAKHHSTPLIVCAPMFKLSPQFPNEEDSFHKFVAPEEVLPFTEGDILEKVSVHCPVFDYVPPELITLFISNIGGNAPSYIYRLMSELYHPDDHVL